CCGTACAAATCACAAATACTATTGCACCACCTAGTGTTAACATCGTGTAGTGACAAGTCCATTTGTTATGTATAAAGGAATCTACTTCTATTTGTAGTTGGAGTTCTTTGcaattctaataaaatgtaagatgttttaaataaatacaaaatttacttttctgggaagttaaatacaaaaatatgacaaatcacaagtgttggaaaaaacaaaacatcaatacAACCTTAACACAACCTCTGCTATAAGCTCATTCTTCTTGTAGAAATGTTATAATATTAGGTAGAATCTGAGGAAGAAATCTTTACCTGAAAGATCTTGGCTTGGTGAAGAAGCTTCATTCGACTGAGCtaaaaaggggaaagaaaacgTGTCAAAGTCAGGCTTtgattaacaaaacaaaacgatgACTTTGAGTTTCATCTTTAAagtacatttcagatttttctagCAAGTTTCACAACTGAATTGACCTTTGAATCCTTTTAAAAATCTTCTGTGTGAATAAATGTTCCCCAAATTTTTCTTCACTGCatttctgttacattttttagaaaagtaagatttaagttttttttttatcattatttatgccaaatgaatgttttaagaTTGCTATAATtatgttatatatttatataaaaacaaaacagaaaatcaaatgaTTTCTGGGTGTCCAAATATTTTATGACTAGATATCTCTAATCTGGTCTGGATTATTCTACATTAATGACCTTCATTTGAAGCACAGTGTGTGATTCATTAATTCAAATGTGATTTGTTGAgcatttaaaccagtttgaaatcCAGTGGATCATTTAGAATTTCTATCTAAACACTGAAGCTGAGAAATGACCATTTTTTTTGAATCAATGTGTCATTTATACGTGTTGTTCtttaaattaactcaaaacCTAAAGCAATGGCTTtgtgcaaacaaaacataataaacatcatataaatagcaaaaaaatgcagaaactcTAAACTGttgcagaaaatcaacaattcTATAAAATCAAAGCGTGTTCAAAGTTGAAAAAGGGTGCAGCTAAAGTCCATACTTCTCAGGTCTGTGTTGGTGTCCTGTGGTGAAGTCATACCCATGAGGTCTCTGAGCAGGTGGACGTCGTTTTTCTGGATCCAGTTGCGGAACACCTCGGCGGCGGCGTTTCCTTTGCTGAGGACGAGCTCAATCAGCCTGGCAGTCTGCTGCTGGGCTGAAGTCTGGGCCAGGAGGCCGCTGTAATcctcagcagctgcaggtgaacAGAGACCagtcaaaaaaactaaaccagcAGAAGGTTCAGCTAAAttcacaaaatctttccaataCGACAGCTGCTCAATGTGGATATTGAATCAACTAATGTTAATCCGATTAGTTGATTTCTATAATCTCAAAGATCTGGTAGCCTGTATTGAATTAGATAAACAAAAGGTCAACGTACATAACACATTTTGCTCTCTTAAATGTTCCAACACCGGCTCCACACTCTTCAGACGCTGAGCCAATGCCGCCTGATGCCTCTTCACAAACGTAAAACCGTCTAAAAcgacaaaagattaaaaaacattatCAAATTTTCGTTCAACAGCACGGAAGCAGCACATTTCTCAGTCATTTCCTCAGAGCTAGCACCTGACGCCATCGCCTCTGCTAGCATCTCCCGCTCCTCCTCCCTCTTCTGGTCTTCAGCGCTGAGCAGATCTGAGACCAGCTCCTGGACGGTCCGGTAGTTCTCGCCGCTCGTCAGGATCTTGCTCTGCACCGTTTGCTTGACGAGGCTGCGGTCGAAGCCCATCTCTAGAGCAGATTTGATCACAGGCGTGTTCATCATGACGGCATCTTCCGACCGCTCCTCTCCTGGACCCAGATGTACCActgatggggggaaaaaaatatatatatatatataatatcatGAACACTTTAAGCCTCTGTTATGgtaatatttttaacttcagATGGGTTTAAACTCACCTGGTGGATCCACAAACTCTCTGGAGCTGGTGTCACCTGTTGTTAGGAGCTTTTGGAGAtaaaaatttagcattttaaataacCTGGAGCAACTTTTCAACAGCAAGTAAAATCCAAAAGGATTCTCTGAGCTAACCTGCTCAAACAGGCGAGGGAATCGAGCCTGAATCTGGTGGACGAAGTCTTGTCCCTTCTCCTGAAGCAGATATTCACACCTGCAAAAGAACAACCAGGAAATTATGCTCAACAATCAGAGcagttttataaacaaataataataataaaaaataaaataaaaaaaaagagtttggaAAAGGCTAAATTTACCGAGGAAACCATTTTGCATGTTCTACCCATGGATCATCCCCAGATTCCCAGCACCGCAGGCCTCCATCACAACAGAAACACTTGACATCATCGTTTCTCCCTGAAGGGAGACAGATTAACACACTCAGTGGGTCGTGTTGTTTCAGGGGAATTTCAGGGGTTTAGGGGAGGTCAACAGATGATGACAACATCTCAAAACGTGCCAAtcatctttctctttctctctctgggGGGAAATTTAAATGACCATAAGACTTGTTTGAGTTCTGGTACAATCATACCATAAGTAGAGTCCATAAAAATTCGGTCTGTATGGAATTtccaagtgaaataaaatgaaactctgCATTCAAAGCTGTTGTATAAAATCCCCTACTCCCTCTTTTGGGGTAATTTTCatgacatgaaacattttttttttcccttaacagaattaataaacacaaacaagattATTAGTAAAACTGCAGTTCCTAATCCCCGTTTACTTAAAAGTTTAGCCACTGGATGAGGAAACAGTCACAAGACGAGCCATCTAATAATAAATAGTAATAGTGTGCTGTCCTTACCCACATAGTAGAAGCCAGCCTTGGCCAGCTGTTCGGGTCGGACTGGAATACGAGACGGCCAGTTGACGAAGGTGAGAAGCCGTTCATCGCTCTGCTGCATGGAAGGGTTGGACACACTGGTGAGGACTGGGGCTCCGGCTGGCACCTGGGATGCTGTTGCTAAAGATACGGTTCCCGCGGCGCTGGACAGCGACACATTATCGGCTCTGTCCCCCCGGACGAAGCGACAGTTTGGATAATGGCGCTGGTGCTCGGATACAGCCCGGTCACCTGGTTCCCAGTTGTTCAGctgcaaaacaagacaaactctGGTCAAAGGTCACCGACACTTCACATGAGACTcgagtcatgttttttttttgtggaaaggaaaaaaataacacgtctcttagaaaatataataaagagaaaagcataaatttcttaattcattcctaatttgttttatttcgaTCTATAAAGTCATGATTACAGTAATTtaacaaaatcttaaaattgtAAATGCCAAATTTTCTTTAACTATGTCACTGAAACTGTAAACCCACAAGTACTTTTGTTGCCTAtacttaatttaatatttccaattatatgaagaataaaatgaataaacgaAGACAGATAAATCCCAGAACTGAATCTGGCAAGATCTGAAATCCTGAAATAGGAAACGCGTCGCTAATATTACCTCGTAAAGCTTACATAGTATCTATCTGCGTCGCGTTTACAGATACAGAGAATAAACATGGCATTAAAAAGGTCAATAACTCCTTTAGATGCCCACCTGTCCGCCGCAGCTGAAGCAGGCCACCCGGTCACCTTGGCCCAGGTAGTAGAAGCCCGCCTTGGCCAGCTCTGTGGGGGTGATGATGGAAAGCGTCCAGGAGTGGAAGGAGTCCAGACGGTCCTGCTCTCTGCGCATGCTTGGGTTGTGGCATGTCGGTCTCTGATGGGACATATCCTCCACACCCCGAGAGGTCAGGGGACTGGAGGGCGGCAGAGCAGAGAAGGCCGTGTTCAAGAAACCAACCGGATCCTCGACTTGGCTTACTGTCGGGTTGGGggcaggaagctgcaggaggaagagaacGATGGGAGTTTAAAACAACATCAGCTTTCTCCTCTCTCGTATGAGTCGGGTCCTCTTTTGAGTAGACGATCTTTGATCTTACTGGTAGAGCCGGGGCGATACGAAGTGGGGAGAAAGCAGAGTGGGAGGAAGAGAGAAGGTTGGTGGTGGACGGGAGGCTCTGAATGAAGGAGCAGGAAGGCGAGAGctgtctgtgtttctctgtcGGACAGTCCCCGGCCTGCCAGCCCTCGGCCGTCACGTTACACCTGAAGCACTGCACCCGGTCGCCCACGCCGGTGTAGAACCAGCCCGCCCTCGCCAGGCTTCGCTCTGTGACAGGGGAAGCTGGGAAGCGGGCAAAAGTAGATATGCGATAGAGCTCTGGGGGAAATAGACCACAGCACAGTGTTACTTTAGAtggagagcagcaggaaaaaaaaaataaaaaaatgaagataaatttGAGTTAATGCGTCAAAGGAAAGGTCTAAAAATACCTGAAGAGTTGTCGTATTGTAGGTCAGGTGGCGGCCCATTACGACACAGTCCCATCAAAAACTGGTTGTTTTTTAGCTGAACAAGAGTTtccatttttggatttttttttagattaatagtAAGGGGGAAAATAAGATGTCCCTCCGAGGGAGAggggtttgaaaaaaaaaaaaaccccaaggTCTTTCTTTCATTCAAATATACCCACACTcaagtcacacacacacacacacacacgcacacacacagaaactgaGAACACCAATAGagctaaataaaccaaagacAAGACAGGACACTTAAGAGTGAAAATGAAGGCAAGTCGCACATAAAACTTTAGAGCTCATATCCTCTGCTTATTTTTTACCTGTGGCCAACAGGAGCACAAAAGTCAAAGTGCGAAACCTGTCAGAATCGgtgtaagtaaataaaacccTTTAGTGAATCAAACTGCATTATGATCCTGTTACAGATCAACCTGGATCAGTATACACCCTGCTGTTCTCCACCTCTGCCACAAACATATTTAACCCTTGAAACTTCTGTCTAAGCTTAAggataaacattaaaataaatttaaaacaaacaaacaaaaaaacccaagcATGCACACATACAGACCTGGGAATATGTGCTTTCAAACCCCTCTCCCCGTTTGGGGCATCCCTTTTCTGGGTGTCTAAGCTTCCATAATTGAAGgctaaaaatctaattaaaaaataattttaatcttttagaGGATAAGGAAGTTCCCCCTTTGAGTTGTTTTCTGGTGGAACCTGCAGAGACACAAGGCgacagataaacaaaaacatacttgaAATACCTAATTACATATGTTGAATTATCCCCTTGTAATAATTGGTTCTAGGTGAACACCGTCATATGACACAGATGTCTGACACTTTGTGAACTATCTATGTTTGGCAAACGGACGTACCaacaggttttaaaaagttcaccTACAAATCTACAAAGTTTTCAGTGTGACGGACTGGAATTTCACTCAAGGACTTTGGAGTGGTTACGGTTTTCCTACAcatcttttttgtattttttagtttgaagtGATCATTTGATGCATTGTCTTTGTCCTAATTATTCATTCTCTCTATGTTGTTATATCCtgctgaaatttatttttagagagaATTTTATCCCCACCAACAAAATCGACTGTACATTATTAACTGGGCTTTATGATTTGCTATCTCAACAAGTTAAGAGTTACGCAGCACTTTAAGCGGCGCACCGCTATTTATACGTCTCTTTCCATGACTATTTATACGTCTCTTTCCATGACCAGTTCAATGTAATTTGGTTGTTTTATCTAGAAATGAATCATACTGTGTGGTGTTGATCGCTATGTGCAACTTATCCTActcaaaatacttttaaaattcattttatacatataaaaatgtatgCGAATGTTAGTGAGACGAGGTCATACATTTTAATTGGGGGATTTTTAGTTATACAAGATGGTAGGTTAGAATTGTGTTGTGTAAGAATcaaaaaagggtaaaaatatatattaaaatctaGATTATTATCTGGAAATAATTAGTTGGTTAATGATCCCACAAATGTAATTGCAGCTAGGTATATGCGGAAAAACAGGTGGAAAGTCCCTGGCTTAACAACGGGACGCCGTTTCCCTCCCATGCCAAACCTACATTTTGATTAACAACAGCTGTTTAACCTTTTCATTATGCAAGGGGAAATAACCACattgcaagcaaaaaaaaagggagtCTCCATTTCCTCTAAAGCGTTCTCATTTGAATGTTGTTCCGGGTACATCAGCTTTATTGCGTTACATTTTTACCAGACGTTTGGCAGCGTTGTGGTGTTTCATTTCTGGCACAATGGATGAGTAAACGCCACCTGAATCCATGTTTTGAATCAACGTCTAATTCGAAAATAATGacgcagcaaaaaaaaaaaaaaaacactcaaacgtTCTTTGTGTAGCTCTACAGCCGTTAGCTCGCTAAAGCTAACCTCCGCTAATGCTAATAAAAGCAAGGCCTTAGCCCGCTCCACGACTCATTGTTCTGCGTCTCAGTGGACAATTAACTCAAACGGTCTGTTGTAAAGGCTCCATTACGAAAAGCAAAACCACACCAACAGGTGCCCTTTTCCATTTTATATAACACTCACCAGATTAGCTGCAGACAGACTGTAGCTCGGAAAGTCCCGAACGTTCCGAACAAATGACGTCACCTTCCGGTTTCTGCTTaaagagcaaaaatgaaaacagttattaaaggaatgactgaatgaatgaatgactgatTGAATTGCTCCTGGCAACCCCTGGGAAATCACACAAGTTAAAAGGAAGTCAGCGTGACTAGAATTGAAGTACGTCAGTATcagattttttgtcaaatttctaGCTTGCTTTAACTAAACCAtgttgctaaaaagaaaaagaaaaaaaaccccgttGATGTATAAATACAACCTTGGTCACTAAAAAAATCCAGATGAACGTGTCCACAAAAAAGCACCAATTAACTTGTATTCACAAACTTTGTCtagaataaatcaaataaaatggacAAGACAATATTTAATAGCaagcaatattttaattcagctgggctcaatttaatttaattgataaaTCCCAGAAGAATTTTTGATAATTTATCTTTAGATCAACTAATGATATCACTGAATAGCCCAACTTTTTAAGTAACTGcagtcaaaataacaaatatttcacaaagttACTTACATCTGCTCGGTGCTCGCCGTGGTTAGGAACAAAGTAGATTTGAATTTTCACGAGTCCTTTTACCCTAGATCGCCACGCCCCAATCTCAGAAAACGAAAGCGAGACACGTTCATAAAAAGACGTAATTACTCACTTAGCTTATATGTAGGGTATAACTTATTGACTTAAAGGGGAGCTGAGTTTAGATATATTGGTGAGAAACCGCTGACATTTCCCACttcacattttgacttttggGGACTTCTTGTCTTTTTTGCCGCCGTCACCGCTCTTACTGCAGGCAACAGTCAGTGGTTTATCCACAGTTTGacaagttaaaatgtttaaagtaaaaaaaaaaacaaaaaaaaaaaacaatagtacTATCACATTATTTAGTACGACATATAAACAATAAACCTATGCCCGTCAGAAATATTAAGCAAAAATAGTGGTTGCCAGAGTAAATACGTAAGGATATTAGCTATATATCAccatttacagataaaaatcacaaagaatgattaggaaaaaaagtgataaaaaaaatagatatatacaGGCACCTAAATTCACCTAAATTCCTCTAGTTTGACCTTGTtgcaaaaaaatgtcacataacCAATTAGTTGTCAGTCCAGAACAACCAGGCTCTCCAGGACAAAAACTACCTGACCCTTTATCTTCATCTCAAAGTTCAAACTAATTCTTTAATTAGTTTGAactaattcaattatttttgggAAATTACATTATTTAGACAGTTTGAAGACCTCTGAGTTCTTGAAGGAGTCAAATAACTATGTGTATATGTCATCAAGATAACAGAGATAAGAAACTCTATGAAGAAAAAAGTGGGCCCAAAACAGAGTTTTGTCTGATCAGTAGAAACCGACAGGATGTGGTTGACACAAACGCAGCAATCCTCCTAAAATACCATGACTCCACAGAAACCATTTGTCACTCATAAACATGTGATACCAAGAAGGGAGTTCATTAAACTGCACCTGATTGATCATGAGGCGTAATTCCTGTTCTGATGAAACAGAACCTTCAGAGCACATGTCGCAATGTGTAAACCACACAATGCAAATTAGGTCATCAATAGGTTATCTACAGTCTGCCACGATGGTAGGCTCATGATGTGGAAAATTCAATGTCTACTACAGAAGCGCTAGGAGTTAGTTCAATTAAAAACCATATACACAGTTGAGCTAATAAATACAGAAGAGTGTTGAGAATGACAACAATAATGACACAAATCCGAGCGAGAGAGAAACAAGAGTATGATTCAGGAAAACTCCAGGGACCAAATGCACAGCAGGATTTGATCAGCTGGGTGTTTTTGTGGTTGGGCGGTTCAGTTCAAATCCAGactttttgttgaatttttaagTACAATTGATGAACTTAAAAATGTATGCTAAGATGAACTGGAAAATTGAAAGAGTGAAAATTCcaatgtaaaaaattaatttagaaaatgttattcaatctttaaaaattaaattctaattttttaaaaaaaattttaattaaatcttcCCTTGGTCTTCTTATTTCCCAAATACaagggaaatgaaaacaaaatactatGGGGAGCAGAGATGCTTTAATGCTCTGAATTTCcaggaagaaaatataaatcctACCAATTAAGCTAAACCGTTACAGGTAGATATACACCTGTGTGCAGTTTGGTCGTAGAAATGAACAGAGCAGGAAGCAGAACATCCAGGtgtaatttaaaagtttattaaacagaaacttctttaatttgattataattaattaatcatgcataaacaagtaaaaaacaaaaaaaaacaaaaacagaaactcaaaactcTTTGTAAATAGTTcaataaatgttattatatGCAACATACAGAACATAGCAAGTGTCATGCATGCCAAGATAAATAATAGACTTGGTAGTGTGTTTGATGATGTGCAATAAATCACTTGTTAAGCTGTTCGGCACTTTAAATGAGAGGTACAAAAACAAGACCGGCTGCTTCTGTGGGATTTTCAGAATGAAGACTTCAGCTACGGCACTGCATATACATTAAACAAAGAAGTCGATTAGGAACCAATGGTCTTGTCTGGTCATTTATAGCTTAATACTCAGATCAACTCTAAACACACTGCAGAAACAACcaagcagacagaaacagataGAGTTTTCACATGGCTTGACTTAAcaagggaaataaaaacaactcccTCATTTACCCATGCTTGGACCTGATGTTTgcagtttgaataaaatatactaaaaatgcagcatttcaAATTGTATGTCACCTTTACCAGGAGTCACATCTTCTTTAAggtattgtttaaaaaaaaaacaacaaacaaacaaaaaaataaactagtcttACCAATATTTGTTACATCAGGGCAGCTAATTGTTTTGGATTGATATTGGCTGAATGGTAAAAACATACGGTAGggagtaaaatcaaaattgatCTCATGTTTAGaataagaaaaaaggaaaaaaaaaatcataaaattgaCCACTGCAGTTGCCTGCATGATTGAACAAACTGTTGCATCTTAATGGCGTAATTTTATCTCCACTATAAGCTTAAACCTCAAAACCAATGATGGGATAAAgcattctttaaaaatgaagatttgatggaattacaaaaatgtacGGCATCAACTTAATGTTTGAAAACACTTCAGAAGGGTCCTTTAAttctaaatgtatttacacAAATAAGAGTCACACAAAGAATCAACGCAATATTTAGAaagctaaatctaaaaaaaagaaaattatgaaggTTTGGGATTTGAAGGGAGCTAGTTTTCTAAGTTAGacatttctttcaacaaaacacTTGCATCTCACTTTCTGATGCTTTGACACCAACAACATTCACTGCCATGACTTTTGATTGAAAAGCagaattaaaaagattaaaaaaaatactggatCAAGAAATAATCAGTATATGGAACAGATTTTcagaaatcagatgttttttccaaaacaagaGTTTGGTAGAATGAAAAAGAGACAACTATCAGCACAGTGAGTTCATTAGAAATCCCAAATAAATACTGCACCTGTGAAGCTCATGTTCAGTGCTGGCATGGAATAGAAgtctacaataaaaatatttgaataaacaaacgaaaaaaatactaaaagtgttttaaaattaccCAAATATCGGTGGCCAATATcaatatgattattattatttatttttttttgctggttttttttaaatcattattgagaaaagaaaatctaagaatcaaaacaaacacaaaacaagaaactaaTGAATCGTCCTTGCAGTTTTCTGTGGAAATCCTGCATTATGTTGGACCTCATCCTGGTCATGTGCTCATTTGCTTATATATTGAAGTCTCAAAGTTTTACAAGTACATATTTAATGTTCAAAACCAACACATTGGCAGTATTCTTTCGAATCGGCAGGATTTCTTGATCCAGGCAGACAGATCCTGAGAatcttttacttatttttaaacttgCGCAACTGATGTAGGTTTAAGgaggaaatgttattttctgactCACCACAAGAGGGCACCATTCCCTCCGTTTTAATAAGAGATGCCCTGAGATTTCGAAACTATCGTAGATTTTACCTTAAAAAATCCTTTGATTCTTTGCTCACTTTACGccaaaaatgttgttaaaagttgtttttaaaatacaactcCGAGTACATGTAATAAAATCACAAGTTGCCCAGAGGTAGTAGCATGAGATGCTGCTTTTAACTTTCACAAGTCACTTGGCTAATTTAGgagcttttttatgttttattattttattaaataaaatctgtatgtTACATTAATGCTACTTTAACAGGTTTTTGTGTTCAAACCACTGAACCAAGAACACTTGACTCTTACTTAAGGCAATCCCAAGTGTGACTTTGGATGGAGGACCAGGATGAAAAGAAGAGGAGAATTTGCGAAACCCAGACCCAAACAGAGAAAACCTCCAGCTTTTGTGAGATTCATTAGTGAAGTGAATTCTGTAAGTAGATATCCATCACATATATCCGTAGCATATTCTCTCTTAGTAGCTGTTCTGCACCACTTTTAAATCCGACTCAAATTTCCCAGAATTCTCAGTCATGCTACAAAAGCTTGATTTCAAACCACACTCAAACGGATGGCGGCTGCTTGCGTCTATAGCCAGGTCAGTAGGCTGTCCCTGTCCATGTGCGGCCCGGAGAGAACTGTGTCCATTTCCATCAACATGTCTGTAGTCAAACTGTCGGGGATGCCGGGCATCAGGTCCTCATTTATCGGCAGCACGGGCATCGACTCTTGCAGCCCCATTGAGGGAGGCTCACTTGAGTCGCCTGAACAAATCACAGGCACAGAATGagataagtattttactttccTTCATAAACCAGTACTTACAATAACCTGGACAACTTACAAACATTTATTGCACCAAtgtacaaatgtttaaaaaatattatatatatatatatatatatatatatatatatatatatatatatacactaaCAAGCAGGGGCgctgccaggaatcttgggccccctGACGAAAATTTTAATTGGGCCCCCCTACGCAGCTGCTGATACAATTTCTTGAGTTTATCTGACCCATCAAAAccatcacaattttaaaggcttgcaacttgctttctttggttcaatactgataactagcacaatttttactgctcatgaattttacatgaaaCAATCTGCATACAGTATGCAAATAGGattcttacattttttctattagttttagtttactgaaatgtctctccccatGAGCAACAGTCAAAAGCAACATTCAAAATACACATAAAGCAACCCAGACTtttcaaaaaatgctatgtagttgctttttattcaagctgcagcacataactttaataaaaaatatgttttctccatctttGTTAAAGCTggcaccatgtcgtgacagtttgttatgagacagataatctgtgaaaacaatcaatctcctcccTGAACTACTATTACTGGCTGAAGTAATGCAATGTTccgaccaaaacaaccaatcagaaccaggaggagggtcttagtgctgtcaatcaacttcaTTCACtcagaggaaatagatttttcacagattatctctcataccatactgtcaaaacatactgacagttttaacaagtatgtaaaaaaaaaaaaaaaaaaaaaatctatattttcatataagttacatactgcagctttaatttcactttggaGAGGACGAGTCAGGagggttagagctgctgctgactgactcacctGCTGTTCAGTGGTAAAAGGTACAGGAACatgttaaatatatgaatatcttggtaattttttccttcattcattAGATGGTAGTGAAAAGGAAGCAGTCtgaagctaagctaactatgctaaatggttgataatctcacacagtcaAC
This window of the Gambusia affinis linkage group LG15, SWU_Gaff_1.0, whole genome shotgun sequence genome carries:
- the birc2 gene encoding baculoviral IAP repeat-containing protein 2 isoform X1, encoding METLVQLKNNQFLMGLCRNGPPPDLQYDNSSELYRISTFARFPASPVTERSLARAGWFYTGVGDRVQCFRCNVTAEGWQAGDCPTEKHRQLSPSCSFIQSLPSTTNLLSSSHSAFSPLRIAPALPLPAPNPTVSQVEDPVGFLNTAFSALPPSSPLTSRGVEDMSHQRPTCHNPSMRREQDRLDSFHSWTLSIITPTELAKAGFYYLGQGDRVACFSCGGQLNNWEPGDRAVSEHQRHYPNCRFVRGDRADNVSLSSAAGTVSLATASQVPAGAPVLTSVSNPSMQQSDERLLTFVNWPSRIPVRPEQLAKAGFYYVGRNDDVKCFCCDGGLRCWESGDDPWVEHAKWFPRCEYLLQEKGQDFVHQIQARFPRLFEQLLTTGDTSSREFVDPPVVHLGPGEERSEDAVMMNTPVIKSALEMGFDRSLVKQTVQSKILTSGENYRTVQELVSDLLSAEDQKREEEREMLAEAMASDGFTFVKRHQAALAQRLKSVEPVLEHLREQNVLSAEDYSGLLAQTSAQQQTARLIELVLSKGNAAAEVFRNWIQKNDVHLLRDLMGMTSPQDTNTDLRTQSNEASSPSQDLSDLPMEEQLRRLQEERTCKVCMDKEVNIVFIPCGHLVVCKECAPSLRKCPICRGLVKGTVRTFLS
- the birc2 gene encoding baculoviral IAP repeat-containing protein 2 isoform X2 is translated as METLVQLKNNQFLMGLCRNGPPPDLQYDNSSELYRISTFARFPASPVTERSLARAGWFYTGVGDRVQCFRCNVTAEGWQAGDCPTEKHRQLSPSCSFIQSLPSTTNLLSSSHSAFSPLRIAPALPLPAPNPTVSQVEDPVGFLNTAFSALPPSSPLTSRGVEDMSHQRPTCHNPSMRREQDRLDSFHSWTLSIITPTELAKAGFYYLGQGDRVACFSCGGQLNNWEPGDRAVSEHQRHYPNCRFVRGDRADNVSLSSAAGTVSLATASQVPAGAPVLTSVSNPSMQQSDERLLTFVNWPSRIPVRPEQLAKAGFYYVGRNDDVKCFCCDGGLRCWESGDDPWVEHAKWFPRCEYLLQEKGQDFVHQIQARFPRLFEQLLTTGDTSSREFVDPPVVHLGPGEERSEDAVMMNTPVIKSALEMGFDRSLVKQTVQSKILTSGENYRTVQELVSDLLSAEDQKREEEREMLAEAMASDGFTFVKRHQAALAQRLKSVEPVLEHLREQNVLSAEDYSGLLAQTSAQQQTARLIELVLSKGNAAAEVFRNWIQKNDVHLLRDLMAQSNEASSPSQDLSDLPMEEQLRRLQEERTCKVCMDKEVNIVFIPCGHLVVCKECAPSLRKCPICRGLVKGTVRTFLS